The Puntigrus tetrazona isolate hp1 chromosome 3, ASM1883169v1, whole genome shotgun sequence nucleotide sequence CTGAACTAGCATTTGTTCCTGTGTTAGCATGTTAGCTGTTATGTTAGCGTGAGCGTCTGATCTGAACTAGCGTTTGCTCCTGTGTTAGCGTGCTAGCCGTTATGTTAGTGTGAGTGTCTGATCTGAACTAGCGCTCGCTCCTGTGTTAGCATGCTAGCCGATTTCTGTTAGCGTGAGCGTCTGATCTGAACTAGCGCTCGCTCCTGTGTTAGCGTGCTAGCCAATATCTGTTAGCGTGAGCATCTGATCTAAACTAGCGTTTGCTCCTGTGTTAGCGTGCTAGCCGATATCTGTTAGTGTGAGCGTCTGATCTGAACTAACGCTTGCTCCTGTTTTAGCATGCTAGCCGATATCTGTTAGCGTGAGCGTCTGATGTGAACTAGCGCTCGCTCCTGTTTTAGCATGCTAGCCGATATCTGTTAGCGTGAGCGTCTGATGTGAACTAGCGCTCGCTCCTGTTTTAGCATGCTAGCCGATATCTGTTAGCGTGAGCGTCTGATGTGAACTAGCGCTCGCTCCTGTGTTTCAGGGGAAGATGGAGCTGGAGGAGACCATCAACATCTGGAAGCAGAAGACACACATCATGCGCTACTTCCACGAGACTGAGGTTCAGCGTCCCACCGACTTCCTGTCGAAATTCTACCACGGACACGacccctgacctctgacccctgaccTCTGAAGTGTGTTGTGATTTCCTGCTTCTAGACTGTAAATATACACTGATGCTGAACTCTCTCTGGTCTGTGTGTGTCATTGAGAACGGCTTcaatcctaacaaaccagacattcatgtgtgtgtatacacacacacacacacacacacacacacacacacacacacacaccacacacacacacacacacacacacacacacacacaagtttttGGGATTGataatcttttaatagtttttaatagaaTTCACTCAAGGCTGTgctaatttgatcaaaaatatattaaaagtgttaaatgttttagtctAAAGCAGCTGTGTGATTTCTTTCAGCATCATTCTCCcgtcttcagggtcacatgatcttcagaaatcatcataatatactgatttctgattattatcaaagttaaaaaacagatgtgctgcacaatatttttgtggaaaccgtgatacatttttttcaggatatGTACAAAATAGTACGAAAGAAGTTTAGTgccattttacaaaaatatattaaaaaagcattattaaaaaatttaatgttAACATAATAATCAAGATTATTTTTGAtgtcaaaattaataattaatttgtagAAATTATGGCATTtgtattttgacatattttgtaagtattctcaaaatattataactTGAATCCCTACAGTTTCtctcttaatgttttaaataccagcacttttttcagtttaatgccTCCTCGATGAGTAAGTGTTGAAAAAAGAAGCTTTTGAGTGGAGTAAAGATTCTTTATTATAGAAGACAGAGTCCAGGATTCAGAAGAGAAGAGACTGAGCGGCGTCTGTGGAGACAAACACCAGCgtgagatacacacacacacacacactcagactcacacacacacacactcacagagactcacagacacactcagacacacacacacacacacacacacactcacctgggATCagtcgtcatcatcatcatcctcaggGACGAAGATGTCGTGTTCCTCCAGCAGAGCAGCGAAGTTCTTACTGATGAGAGTCCCGACGTACAGGAAGGGGGTGACCACCATCATGATCCTCAGCAGACCGAACGCTGTCTGACCACAACGACACACACAGGTCACCCACTGCtgcggatgggtgccgtcagaacgggCCTGACACCGGCGCAGAGCTCCAGTCCATCATCTGGAGAGGACGAAAACAACCCAGCGTTACGAGGATCTCAACTCAGTCCATGATCACTGGAGACGGAGTGTTTATGGATCATGGACTCGTGTTTTAGTCGGAAAAGGCTGGATTGGTTTGATCTggtaactgatggactggagctctccttctgacggcacccattcacttctgctctgatgaagaaacatctATATTTTCATCAAACGTTAAATCCTCTTCACGGACTAAAAGCATGTGTTTTACTACACTGTGTCTGTCCTACATCTCTAGTAAAAACAGGCCGTTATTCTCATAACTCCCATAAATACACACGACGAGcgcgcagccaatcagaagccgtCCTGATCGGAAgggcatttaaagagacaggaggcgcttataataaacagaacgcggttatagttattattagtaatgGTTCcttctttcaaataaacacagatgttactgtcacacacacacacacacacacacacccctcgcTCGTGTGTGTCTCCTGTCAGAGCGCCAGTTATTGATTGATAGGTTtatagattgattgattgacagctTTACTCACACACTTTCTTGGGTTTGGGCAGAATGGCGCCGGAAGTGGTGCTCACTGCGGTCCGGTGCTGCAGAGACCCGAGCCGAACCGAGAGAGACACGAACCGGCGAACAACCGACACCGACACCGCCGCCATGATCACCGAGCTCTCGCgctctgagagtgtgtgtgtgtgcgcgtgcgtgcgcgcgtgtgtgtgtgagtgagagagagagtgtctgcgcgcgcgcgcgtgtgtgtgtgcgtgtgagagagtttgtgtgtgtgtgtgtgtgtgtgcgcgcgttctatatatatttatagaagcataaccacacacacacacaccggaaGAGCTCATCTTTCTGTCCTCATTCTCTCTCCTTCATCCAAACATCTCCGACCTTCACTGTATTCCAGAATAGAtctctttaaagaaatattatgtaattaatcacattcacTGTTAGCTACTTTGTAAATGTTATAAGGATGTAACTGTTACACTGTTTGTGTTATAACATGTAACGTAAAGTGAAGCGTTACTCTGTTAATAGAACAGAACTGATTAATTATTTCTGATAAtctgaaagaaataaagcatatacataAACCAACAACAGGAAATAAAACTTACTGAAACTTCTGAAccaaaattttttttcatattttagagcatcactttaatttttgttgcagttaaattaatattagtaacACTTTAAGGCGCTGTTACGTGTAGTTACTATTAAAGACAATACATTCtgtgtaattacatgcaagtaaccctaagagAAACATAGAGTTAATATCACTCTAGACTTGTGttattacactgtaataaaCACATCATAAAATAAAGCGTAATCTTATTTTGTAGTTAAGATTAAATATTCACACCCGTTACTTCTCTCCAGTTCTTAATAAAACGTGTGTGAACTCAGAAAACCAGACCGTGACGCACATAACCCTTCATCAGACGGAGTTAAACAAGAACGTCTTCAGCTGTCTTGatgaaaagaaacacaaagagtCTTTTTACATGGTTTTTATCAACATTTAGTTCATTAAACATGATTTCACGTCAGGCTTTAATGAGCGCAAGTAACTGAAATcatcaaaatatcaaattaaaagcaGTCATGTGATCATAAGCAGCGTCAGAGAACACAGTAATAAATACATGATGACTTTAACATTTATCTCCTTATTATCACGGTGTTATCTTCACTATCCAGGAACTAACTGAAGGTATGTTCACtttgatatatatatgaataaaagtgaGCGATGAAACATCTGTGTCTTTTAGTGACCGGCTTCCAGAGACACAGCAACACTAGAAATAACACAGAAGCAGGATTCAGCCAAGAATAAATTAGGAATAAATTATTGCTGTTGTGTGAGTAATATATGATCCATAAGAAGGTGAGCGTCTCCCCGGGCGTCTGAGCGGATGTTCCCTATGTAGTGCACTTCCTCAGAGACTCCATGATGATCTACAGCAGAGATCTGTGACAGGAGACGTCCCCTGCTCAGGGAGTAGAGAGCATGAAGACTGAGTAGAGAGCATGACCACTGAGTAGGGAGCATGAACACTGAGTAGGGAGCACGCCGGTCAGAACCACAGAGACTGAGAGCTGTGTTTATGGATTATATATCACTCACACCTTCCTCtccttcagtgtgtgtgagatatatACAGAGTGTGACGCTCCTCGGGTCCAGACCGAgtgtgttcacacacacacacacacacacacacagacacacacacacagacacagacacacacacagacacagacacacacacacacacacagacacacacacacacacacacacacacacacacacacacacacacacacacacacacacacacacacacacacacacacacacacacacacacacacacacacacagacacacacacacacacacacacatacaggaacactagagagagagtgtgtgtgtgtgatgagcgCTCAGCTGTGTGTCGTCTGCTCGAGTCACTgcggagaaacacacacacattaaaaacaacttcacacacaaaacatcacCCTAGGACACAAAACTTTTCTGAAGAAATAATCTGTGCATGGTTTGTTATCTGTCTGAGATATAACTATAAGAGTCTAGAATCTAAAGAAgataatctttatttaatatcctaatgatttttggcataaaaggagaatgtatgtgtgtgtgtgtgtgtgtgtgtgtgtgtgtgtgtgtgtgtgtgtgagtagtgtgtgtgtgtgtgtgtgtgtgtgtgtgtgtgtgtgtgtgtgtgtgtgtgtgtgtgtgtgtgtgtgtgagttagtgtgtgtgtgtgttagtgtgtgtgtgtgtctgtgtgtgttagtgtgtgtgtgtgtgtgtgtgtgtgtgtgtgtgtgtgtgtgtgtgtgtgatgctgtgTCTGAAGGccagtgtgtgtgctgtgaagGTGCTGTGTGAGCAGATGCTGCACCTGTCTGAAGGCCAGTCGTCTGAAGAACTTGCGCAGCTGGAAGGTGCTGGGTTTCTCAGAGTCTgtgacacacagacagagagacacagacaggaCACACACTGGCACACACTATGAGGACAGAGCTctcagacacagagacagagccTGCAGCATCTGAgccagagagacacagacacacacacacacagccgagagggcacagagacagagacacgacacacacacacgctgacacagacacacacacacacagagagagagacacgcgTCCTTCTGCTGCGCCagagaggacacacacacacacacacagagacacacacacacacacacacacacacagacagagacacacacacacacagacagacacacacacacacacacacagacagagacacacacacacacacagagacacagataTGTAGATATACAATATCTAATcttaaaagttgaaaaaaatatttacaaatatatattaattaattaattgtttaaaaaatatgaaaaaataaacactgtaacCAACAGTATAATCAGAAATCAggtaaataagtgttttttttaactattaatagTTTGTGAGAGTACGGCTCATGAGAAGTTTATTAAGTATTCGTGACGGGAGGCGGCCTCTGATTGGccggtgtgagtgtgtgggtgtgGCTCACCGGCGGCGCTGAGGACGGTGTCTGTGGTGCTGCTGAGCTCCAGGAGGATTGTGGGATAGCGCGGGTGAAGCAGGAAGAGCTTGCGGAGGACCGGCTCCGGCGCCTGCGGGACACAAAAACAGCCAATGAGACGCAGCTCTGAGCGCACGTGCAGGTCATGTGATCGTAGAGGGGCGTTGCCTTGGAGACGTTCTGTGACTGCGCCAGCGGATCTCCCGCCCAGAAGAGGAACACCGATTGGTCGGACGCTGTCAGGACCGACGAATCCTCCACCGCTAGACGAGGACACACAAACTCCGCCTCCCACAGGCTCCGCCCCCGTGCGCCATCCACAACCTGTACCTGTGGGTCACACGGACACGCCCACCCAACCGCATCATGAGATGATCATGAGCTGCCACGCCCACCCATCACAAAATGAGATTCTAATGAGATGCGCACCTTCCTCACGCCATTGGCCGACTGATGAACGAGCAGATCAGGGACACCATCATCGTTAAAGTGACCCGCCGCCGGAtgactgcaaacacacacacactgagttaCAACTCGCTACAAAAACAACgtttttactaaaatgaacatattaaatggaaaacataataaaaaataaactacaattaTTACcagcaaaaatgtacaaaaatataaataactaataatgaaaaagatgaaaataaaaactaaattaaattaaaacactgacaaaattgctaaaacctaaataaagtgaaattaattaatttaaagaaaacaacaaaaacagagagaatTATAAACttgaatcaaaatgaaaacaaatgagtgtgtgtgtgtctctgtgtgtgtgtgtgtgtgtgtgtgtgtgtgtgtgtgtgtgtgtgtgtctctgtgtgtgtgtgtgtgtgtgtgtgtgtgtgtgtctctgtgtgtgtgtgtgtgtctctgtgtgtgtgtgtgtgtgtgtgtgtgtgtgtctgtgtgtgtgtgtgtgtgtgtgtgtgtgtctgtgtgtgtgtgtgtgtgtctgtgtgtgtgtgtctctgtgtgtgtgtgtgtgtgtgtgtgtgtgtgtgtgtgtgtgtgtgtgtgtgtgtgtgtgtgtgtgtgtgtgtgtgtgtgtgtgtgtgtgtgtgtgtgtgtgtgtgtgtgtgtgtgtgtgtgtgtgtgtgtgtgtgtgtgtgtgtgtgtgtgtgtgtctgtgtgtgtgtgtgtgtgtgtgtgtgtgtgtgtgtgtgtgtgtgtgtacagatgtGTGTATGGAGGTGAGGCTGAGGCTCCAGACAGGCCGGGTGTCTCTGGCTCTCATCACAGATAGACGTCTGCTGGAGTCACTCAGTATAATCCAGTCACTTCGACTGCAGTTCAGTGCAGACACTCCGTCCAGACTCCGGAGACGCTGACAGGAGCCCACCACCAGAGAGAGCAGGAACTCCACCCGCTCAgagacactgacacacacacacacacacacacacacacacacacacacacactgttcatGCTCTACATCTCACTTTCACACACAGTGTTCTGTTTCAATTCATAATCAATACAAAACTGAATGACTAGTCATTTCTTtctgttaaattctgaaaaagctGTTAATGATGAGACCTAAGAGCTGCACACACTGTCTGAGACTCGCTggctgtgtgtttcagtgtgtgtgtgtgtgtgtgtgttcagcatcTGCTGATGTGAATGAGTGAAGACGTGTTGC carries:
- the LOC122339740 gene encoding essential MCU regulator, mitochondrial-like produces the protein MAAVSVSVVRRFVSLSVRLGSLQHRTAVSTTSGAILPKPKKVSFGLLRIMMVVTPFLYVGTLISKNFAALLEEHDIFVPEDDDDDD